The genomic segment CTGTCATGCCTCGAGGCAGGCAAGCTGACACTCGGCGCGCCGCTGCTGATACTGCTGGGCAATATCCCGGCGATCCGCCACTCAACGCGCTTCATCACCACCAATCTCAACCGGCTGTTTCGCCGCGACCTGGCCCTCGAGGGCGACGAGCCCGAGCGAGCACGCACGCTGATGGCCAGCGTCGATGACTTTTACCAGCGCCACGCCGAGCTGCCACGGCTGCATTACGATATGCACACCGCGATCCGCGACAGCCGCTATCCGCGCTTCGTCGTCGAGCCGTTTGCCGACTCGCCTACCGCCGCCGAGCAGTGGCAGTGGCTAGCCGCCGCCGAGATGCAGGCGGTGCTCCACCAGCACCAGCATAGTTGGACCTTCTCGCACTACTCGAAGCACTACCACGGCGCCCAGGCCTTCACCCTCGAGCTGGGCCGGGTCGCGCCCTTCGGCGACAATGACATGGCCGCCCTGCGCCCGCTGCGCCACCTCCTCGAAGCGCTGCTGGAAGGGCGCGAGCCGCCGCGCGGCGACCCGCTGCGCTTGGCCTTCTTCCGCGTCGAGCAGGAGCTGATGCGCCACGCCGAGGAGTTCCGGCTGTGCTTCGCCGACGACGTGGCCAACTTCACTGAATTTCCCCCGGGCACCTGCCTGGCCCGTGACGCCGAGGCCGGCGACTGCGTCGTCGGAGAGCAACCGCTGGCGGTGGTCTTCCCCAACGCCGAGGTCGAGCTGGGCGCCCGCGCGGCGCTGCTGGTCAAGGCAACTGCAGCAGCACCGGGGCCTACCGATCAGTAGATAGGCGCGACATTTCACCTTTAGGCAAGATGATTTTCCACATTACAACAACAGCTTGGAGATTTACGATGCAACCTCCCCACAACACCCTAGACCAACGTCTAACCCAGCTCCCCGAGTTCGACCCTGTCCGCACCGCGCTGG from the Halomonas sp. 1513 genome contains:
- a CDS encoding succinylglutamate desuccinylase, which translates into the protein MLNDWLDLTLDGNASGAREGRLASGSYRCHAAGILELTPKTQSRDAVACVISAGIHGNETAPIELVGELLSCLEAGKLTLGAPLLILLGNIPAIRHSTRFITTNLNRLFRRDLALEGDEPERARTLMASVDDFYQRHAELPRLHYDMHTAIRDSRYPRFVVEPFADSPTAAEQWQWLAAAEMQAVLHQHQHSWTFSHYSKHYHGAQAFTLELGRVAPFGDNDMAALRPLRHLLEALLEGREPPRGDPLRLAFFRVEQELMRHAEEFRLCFADDVANFTEFPPGTCLARDAEAGDCVVGEQPLAVVFPNAEVELGARAALLVKATAAAPGPTDQ